GTTTTTACGTTTTTCATAATGTCTTATCCTATTCTGAATTATGGAATGAAAGGTCATCGCCTTTCGATAGAACAAAGGTTACGCCGATGTTCACTCACTGAAAATCGAATGTTTTTGATGGCGGCATTCAAATTTTTTGAACTAAACATGGTGTGATCGTTCTTATTTTTTAAATATAAAACAAAAGCTTATACATAAAACTGAAACATATTTACAATCTATTGAAGTTTATTGATTTTGCGGGGTGATACTTTGTATTGTGAACTAAAGTTAACTTTTAATGCTATTGGTCATCAAATTACCAATATTAATGTCTGGTCATGTGATGGAAACTGGATAGTTTATGATGTTCGCCCCCGGGGATCTTCATTTACCGGCTTGACTATTGAACGAGTAAACATTCATAGCCGGGAAATCGAGGTCATCTATCAGGCAGGAGACGGCGCGCATGTGGGCGTCGTAACCTGTAGTCCGGTCGCGCCGTTACGCTATGCGTTTATCCACGGACCGGAACATCCCGATCGCCATTGGCAGTATGATTTTCATCACCGCCGGGGAACGATCGTCAGCGACAGCCAGCGCGGCAGGGCGGTAACGCTGGATGCGCTTTCGATTACGCCGCCTTATCAGGCGGGAGCGCTGCGCGGGGGGTCGCATGTTCATGTATTCAGCCCGGACGCCAGCCGTCTGAGTTTTACCTATAACGATCATGTGCTGCATGAGTACGCGCCGTCGCTGGACTTACGCAATGTCGGCGTTGCCGTACCGCTGCATCCGGTTTCGGTCGTGAAACGGCATTCGCGCGAGTATGACGGCAGCCATTATTGCGTGCTGGTCAGTCGCACCACGCCGCATCCCCGGCCTGGCAGCGATGACATCAATCGCGCGTATGAAGAGGGGTGGGTCGGTTCGAACGGCTATCGTCGGCCTGATGGCGCCTGGCAGCGCTGGGCGCTGGCGTTTATTGGCGATACGCTCTCGGTTAGCGGGGAAAAAGTTGCCGAAGTCTTCCTGGTGGATTTACCGGAACCATTGACCGATTACGCCAAAGAGGGCGACGCGCCGTTGGCAGGAACATCGACGACAATGCCCGCGCCGCCTTTGGGCGTGCGGCAGCGGCGGTTGACGTTTACCCATCACCGCCGTTATCCCGGTCTGGTGAATCAGCCCCGCCACTGGCTGCGCGCTTCGCCTGACGGCGGCGAAATTGCCTTTTTGATGCAGGATGACTCGGGGATTGTGCAACTGTGGACGGTTTCACCTAACGGCGGCGAGCCCCGACAGGTGACGCACTCGGCATCCGGCATTCAGTCGGCTTTTAACTGGCATCCGCGCGATCGTAAATTGGCGTTCGTCTGTGATAACAGCATCATGCTGTGTGATGCCGACAGCGGGAAAACAACCCGCCTGACGGCCCGCACGGAGAATGCGCCCAGCGCGGACGCCGTCGTCTTTTCACCGGACGGGCGGCATATCGCTTATATGCGCGAAATCGACGGGTTTAATCAGATTTTTGTCGTGGCGGTTACGCCATGCTGAGCGCCCCGGCAGCCACTTTATCTGTAAAGTAAAGCGTGGCGAAAATAAGTTTAAAGCTGATTGTTGGGCGCCGTGGCTGCCTGTGAATTGGCCGTCTGGCTCTGTTGTTCACTATGCAGGATGCGGTCGTGCATGGTGGTTTTATCTCCGTCCGCACGGTAATAGTCATAGGGCAGCAACAGCGTATCCGCCACGGCGGAGAATGGCAGGTCGAGAATGACCAGCGGCATCATCGCCCAACTGGTGTTGTCATCGCGCAGCATATCCATGCTGGCCCGCGTCCCGGGATAGTACCCCTGATCGTTTCCGGTATGCGTCATCACGCTGGAACAACCGCCCGTTACCATCATTCCGCTACTGATGATGAAAGAGAATAAAGCACTTTTCAGCATAGTCATATTATCGTCCATTAAGGGTAGGGAGGGCGTATCTGCCCTGACTCTCTATACCCTCCATCTTTCAGATTGCCGGTACGTTGGCGGCGTTCATTACTCGGCCCTGCTCTGGGCCTCGCCCATCAAGGGCCGACGCTTTGCGTTGTTCAAAACGACAACGTTATGCCGTGCAACTCGAAATCTCTTGGGTATATAACGTATTACCTGAAACTACAGCCTTATTTGCTGGTCCCTATCATCTGAATTCTGAGTCAATGCATCGGAACTCATTCGCAGCACCTTGAGAGCCATGGCGCATCATAACCAGGTACGCGTAAAGTTTGGCTACACTGCGGCATCGAATGATTTAAGTGTATGTGATAACAGGGCGCTTATCGGTGAATTTTGCATGAAAAGCGATAATTTTTTCTAGTGGCCTATTGAAAGTCTGAGATCGGTCACCATGTTGAAAAATAAGTTCGGAGAGAAAGGTACGCCGGAAGGGTATCTATCCGAACGCTGAACCTGTCCTTAGGGAAGGTTGATTGTGAATCCTCGCTGAATCTTTAGGAGGCCGTTTATGCGTAACCCGGACTTTTCACCGCTTTATCGTTCCGCTATTGGTTTTGATCGCCTGTTCAATCTATTGGAAACCGGCCAGACCCCGAGTAATGGCGGTTACCCCCCCTACAATGTCGAGTTAGTCGACGAGAATCAATACCGCATCGCCATCGCCGTCGCCGGTTTCGCCGAGCAGGAACTGGAGATCACCGCACACGATAATTTACTGATCGTGAAAGGGGCGCATGCCGGTGAACCTGCCGCCCGTAACTATTTATATCAGGGGATCGCCGAGCGTAATTTTGAGCGCAAATTCCAGTTGGCCGAACACATTCAGGTCAAAGGCGCCAATCTGGAAAACGGTTTGCTGTATATCGATCTGGAACGCATTGTGCCGGAAACGATGAAACCGCGCCGGATCGAAATTAAATAAGCGGCATTAGAGCCTGCGGTCGTATCGTAACGAATTAATGTAATAACTATCGTCTGCCGAATGGGGACGAACCCAGCGGCGTCGCCGCGGCTGGGAAAGATTATCTCGCTTCATAGAAGGAGTAACGAGTATGCGTAACTATGATTTATCACCCTTACTGCGTCAGTGGATCGGTTTTGACAAATTAGCCAGTTCGATGCAAGGGGGTCAGGAACCCATTGAGTTTCCTCCCTATAACATTGAGAAAAAAGACGATAACCATTATCGCATCACGCTGGCTTTAGCTGGTTTCCGGCAAAGCGATCTGGACATTGAAGTGGAAGGCCCGCGCCTGACGGTGAAGGGCAGCCCGGCGCAGCCGGAAGAAAAAGTGGAATATCTGCACCAGGGGTTAGTGTTTAAGCCTTTCTCCCTGAGCTTTACGCTGGCGGAACATCTGCATGTTTCCAATGCGAAGTTTGAAAACGGCTTGCTGCATATCGATATGGTCCGCGAAGTGCCGGAAGCATTGCAACCGCAGCGGATTGCCATCGGTAGCGGGCGTCCGGTATTGACCCAGCCATCCGCGGATGAGGCGCTCCAGACGTCTGATCCTGATAAGGCGGCGGCCGAGTCGTAACAGACGGCCCCTCCGGTTATTGCTATTTTGTTTGTTGCGCCCGTTGCTTAGCCGAGCAGCGGGCGTTTTTTGTGTTGCCCGCCACGTTTCCCTCCTCGTCATTCTGCCAGAATCAATCACAGTAAATGTCGATGCTTAACTGAACTGCTTATGTTTTTTCCTCAAATAAGATGCGTTTGCACAAAGAAGGACACGAGGTATGAGTGATATCGCGCTGACCGTTAGTATGCTGGCGCTGGTGGCGGTTCTGGGACTATGGATCGGTAACTGGCGGATTTACGGCGTTGGTTTGGGCATCGGCGGGGTTTTGTTCGGCGGCATCATCGTCGGGCATTTTGCCCAGAGTTATCAGTTCGCGCTGAATGACGATATGCTGCATTTTATTCAGGAGTTTGGGTTAATTCTGTTTGTTTATACCATCGGCATTCAGGTCGGGCCGGGATTTTTCTCTTCATTACGCGTTTCTGGTCTGCGCCTCAACGGGTTCGCCATTCTGACGGTATTTCTCGGCTGTGTCGTGACCGTCATTATTCATAAAATCTTCCATGTTCCTCTGCCCATCATTCTGGGGATCTTCTCCGGCGCCGTTACCAATACGCCTTCTCTGGGCGCCGGGCAGCAAATACTGACCGACCTCGGCTCCGATGCCGCGCTGGTTAATCAGATGGGGATGGGGTACGCAATGGCTTATCCATTGGGTATCTGCGGTATTCTGCTGGTGATGTGGTTCATACGCGTCTTGTTTCGCGTGGCGGTCGATGCGGAAGCCAGGCAGTTTGAGAACGATAATGGTATGCACCATGAACATCTGCATACCATGAATGTGTCCGTAACGAACGCCAACCTGCAAGGATTGGCGATTCAGGACGTGCCGATTCTGAATCGCGATGCCATTGTGTGTTCCCGTCTGAAACGTGGTGATGAACTGATGGTGCCTTCTCCGGCCACCGTTATTCAACTGGGCGACTATTTGCATCTGGTAGGGGCGAAAAACGATCTGGAGCAGGCGCGGCTGGTGATCGGTCACGAAGTGGATACCTCGCTGTCGACTCGTGGCACCGAGTTGCATGTAGAGCGGGTGGTGGTGACCAATGAGAAAGTATTGGGACGCAAGATCCGCGAATTAAATTTAAAGCAAAATTACGATGTGGTGATTTCCCGTCTGAACCGCGCCGGCGTCGAACTGATCGCCAGCAACAACGCAAGCCTGCAATTCGGCGATATTCTCAATCTGGTCGGGCGGAAAACCGCCATTGACGCCGTAGCCAATCTTGTGGGCAATGCGCAGCAGAAGCTCCAGCAGGTGCAAATGTTGCCGGTATTTATCGGCGTCGGCCTCGGCGTTGTGTTGGGATCCATCCCGATATTTATTCCTGGTTTCCCGGCGGCCTTACGGCTAGGGCTGGCAGGAGGGCCATTGGTGGTTGCCCTGATACTGGGGCGTATCGGCGGTATCGGTAAGCTATATTGGTTTATGCCTCCCAGCGCCAATCTGGCCTTGCGTGAGCTGGGTATCGTGCTGTTTCTGTCGGTTGTCGGGCTGAAGTCGGGCGATGGCTTCATCGATACCTTGCTGCATGGGGATGGCGTCTGGTGGATTGGCTACGGGGCGTTAATTACCATTATTCCTTTGCTGGTGGTCGGGATTTTGGCGCGGGTTATCAGCAAAATGAATTATCTGACGCTGTGCGGCATGTTGGCCGGCTCAATGACCGATCCTCCGGCGCTGGCGTTTTCCAATGGGTTGCATCCCACCAGCGGAGCGGCGGCGTTGTCGTATGCCACGGTATACCCGCTAGCCATGTTTCTACGCATTATGTCGCCTCAGATTCTGGCGGTTTTATTTTGGGCTATGTGATATCTCCCTGACGGGAATAATGTTTTCACGCTAGCGGAAATAAATCAGACAAAGAGATAACGCCTTATCTGCTATTATTTTTTTTGCGTAGGAAATGCATTCCTGTGCAATAGATAAATATCACCCGTTATCTCATCAATTGGCATATTAAATATCCATGTAAAATATATGGATAACGCTTATGTTATCGATTATGATTTAAGTTAATTTAATGTTTATTAATTGTTGCATTAAATATATATCATTTGCTTGTTGAAATTATTACCCTGATTATTAAGTTAATAAATATATTTAGTAAGTAAAGTAATCTCTATTTGTAACACCATTACATTATTATGTTTCTATGGGTTATAGGAATTTAATGGGCGAAAAATCACCCTTTGCCATTACTTTCTCGCTTTTTTAAGCTGATGTTTCCAGTTGCGATAGTTACTTCTGTATTAACGAGCAGGGTGATGAAGGAAGAATAAGAAACACCAACTTCTCCGCACGGAACATCCGTTATTAGTTAACGAATTCCGTATTAATGAAGAGTGGTGTTCTATGTCTGCAAATAATGGCAGGTTAGTAAAGCTTCTGATTATAATTTGTCTCGCCGTTGGGTTATGGTTACTGCCGGTTCCTTCCGGCGTGAGTCCCGATGCCTGGCATTTAATGGCAATTTTTATTGCGACGGTCGTGGGGCTGATTCTCTCTCCTTACCCGTTGGGCGCGATGGCGATGTTCAGTCTGACATCGGTCGCAATATTGGGTTTGTTATCCATTAAAGATGTTCTGGCGGGGTTCAGCGATCCGACCATCTGGATGATTGCCTGCGCATTCTTTATTTCCCGCGGCTTTATTAAAACCGGTTTCGGCAGACGTATCGGTTTGCTGTTTATCAGCAAATTGGGCAATAGCTCTCTGGGGCTGGCTTACGGATTGGTCTTTACCGATTTGCTGTTTGCCCCGGCAATGCCTTCAACCTCGGCGCGCTGCGGCGGGATTATCACTCCGCTGTTCCGCTCTATTTCCGAGGCTTATGACTCGACGCCGGAAAAGGGAACGCAGCGGCGCATCGGCGCCTTTCTGGTACAGTCCATTTTCCAGTGTAACGCGGTGACGTCCGCCATGTTTATGACCTCCATGGCCGGTAACCCGATGGTGGCTAAACTGGCGTCGCAGTTCGGTATTCATATAAGCTGGACTGACTGGGCGCTGGCAACGCTGTTGCCCGGTTTCCTCTCGTTGGCCTTGATTCCCTATCTGGTTTACCGTTTCTATCCGCCCGAACTGAAGAAAACCACAGAAATGCGCGCGATTGCGGTAGAGCGTCTGCGTGAAATGGGGCCGATGAGCCGCAATGAATGGGTCGTTCTGGGGGTATTCCTGGGGCTGGTCACGTTCTGGGTGCTTGGCTCTACGTTGAAAATTGACGCCACCCTGACGGCGCTGGCTGGCTTGAGCGTCTTGTTGCTGAGCCGCGCGTTGACCTGGGACGATGTTGTCAGCGAAAAAGAAGCCTGGCATACCGTGGTGTGGTTCGCCGTTCTGATGACGCTGGCCGGTCAGCTCAATAAGATGGGATTGATCGCCTGGCTGGGCGGTCTGGCCGGAAACGCCGTGAGCGGTATGCACTGGTTGCCGATGCTGGGTCTGCTGTTGTTGGTTTACTACTATAGCCACTATCTGATGGCGAGCGCGATTGCCCATATCAGCGCCATGTATGCGATTTTCGTTTCGATTGCGCTGGCGGCAGGGGCGCCGCCGATGCTGACGGTGCTGGTCTTCGGTATCTTCAGTAACCTGTTTATGTCCACCACCCACTATTCCAGCGGTCCGGCGCCGATTCTTTTTGGCTGCGGTTATATGCCATTAAGCACCTGGTGGAAAATCGGCTTTTTCATCAGCCTGGTGATCATCCCTATCTGGCTGGTTGTCGGCGGCATGTGGTGGAAAGTGCTCGGTTACTGGTAAGGCCGGATCTCTCCTTCATGCATCAAGTTGCAGCGGCGTTGGCCGATTAAAATCGAGGCCGCTGCAAACACCGCGCAAATTCGCGTCAGGCCGGCTGGTTTCCCAATGGTTTTGTTGACCGGATTTGCTGGGTTGTATTCAATGATTGACTGGCGTCATCTTGAAATCTATCGGGTTATCGCTTTGTTTTTACGCCATATTTGATCTGAAATGACGCGCACTGCGGCGTATCCGTGTTCGCCGACACGCGAAACCTGATGAAAAAGTATAAGATAACGGTGTAATGATAGTTATTCCGGAGAGCAGCATGAATAAGAAAAAAACACCGTTGAAGTTGGGTACATCGGTGTTTCTGATGGTTTCGGCGGTGATTGGCGCGGTTCTGTTGGTCGTATATGCCTTGCTGTTTTTTCGCATTAACCAGCTCTCTGAAGACCATCTCCGGGAAAAAGCCTTCGCTATCGCCCGCACTTTTGCCTCTTCCCCCTTGGTTATCGATGACCTGAAAGGCATCGGCAACCCTGATTCCATACAGGACGCTGCAGGAGTTATTCTCCGGCGTAACCAGTTGCTCTTTATTACCGTTACCGATATGAACACTATTCGCCATACGCACCCTGAGCCGAATAGGATTGGCGGATACTTTGCCGGCCGGGATATTTATCCCGCCTTATTGGGGATGGAGAATTCATCAATCAATCGCGGTACGCTTGATCCCGCGCTACGGGTGTTTACACCTGTCTTTGATCACGATCATCGTCAGGTCGGCGTTGTGGCCGTGGGTATTGCGCTGACCAGCGTACAGAAGGTTATCAGTGAGAACCGCTGGATGATCCCCTGGGCTATCCTGGCTGGAGCGCTGGTCGGCTGGCTGGGTACCTTGATTTTGGTGAAAATACTCAAGCGAATCATGCTAGGCTTTGAACCGTTCGAGATCTCGAATCTGTTTGAACAGCGCAATGCGATGTTGAAGCAGATTAAAGAAGGCGTGATCGCGGTCGATACTCAGACAAATATCACGGTGATTAACGATGAGGCGATACGGCTATTCCGGCAGGGAGGAAGCCAGTCGCCGGATAAAACGGCAGAGAGCATTAGCCAGAATTGGCTGGATCACT
This window of the Brenneria goodwinii genome carries:
- a CDS encoding YceK/YidQ family lipoprotein, whose protein sequence is MTMLKSALFSFIISSGMMVTGGCSSVMTHTGNDQGYYPGTRASMDMLRDDNTSWAMMPLVILDLPFSAVADTLLLPYDYYRADGDKTTMHDRILHSEQQSQTANSQAATAPNNQL
- a CDS encoding putative transporter; amino-acid sequence: MSDIALTVSMLALVAVLGLWIGNWRIYGVGLGIGGVLFGGIIVGHFAQSYQFALNDDMLHFIQEFGLILFVYTIGIQVGPGFFSSLRVSGLRLNGFAILTVFLGCVVTVIIHKIFHVPLPIILGIFSGAVTNTPSLGAGQQILTDLGSDAALVNQMGMGYAMAYPLGICGILLVMWFIRVLFRVAVDAEARQFENDNGMHHEHLHTMNVSVTNANLQGLAIQDVPILNRDAIVCSRLKRGDELMVPSPATVIQLGDYLHLVGAKNDLEQARLVIGHEVDTSLSTRGTELHVERVVVTNEKVLGRKIRELNLKQNYDVVISRLNRAGVELIASNNASLQFGDILNLVGRKTAIDAVANLVGNAQQKLQQVQMLPVFIGVGLGVVLGSIPIFIPGFPAALRLGLAGGPLVVALILGRIGGIGKLYWFMPPSANLALRELGIVLFLSVVGLKSGDGFIDTLLHGDGVWWIGYGALITIIPLLVVGILARVISKMNYLTLCGMLAGSMTDPPALAFSNGLHPTSGAAALSYATVYPLAMFLRIMSPQILAVLFWAM
- a CDS encoding anion permease, yielding MSANNGRLVKLLIIICLAVGLWLLPVPSGVSPDAWHLMAIFIATVVGLILSPYPLGAMAMFSLTSVAILGLLSIKDVLAGFSDPTIWMIACAFFISRGFIKTGFGRRIGLLFISKLGNSSLGLAYGLVFTDLLFAPAMPSTSARCGGIITPLFRSISEAYDSTPEKGTQRRIGAFLVQSIFQCNAVTSAMFMTSMAGNPMVAKLASQFGIHISWTDWALATLLPGFLSLALIPYLVYRFYPPELKKTTEMRAIAVERLREMGPMSRNEWVVLGVFLGLVTFWVLGSTLKIDATLTALAGLSVLLLSRALTWDDVVSEKEAWHTVVWFAVLMTLAGQLNKMGLIAWLGGLAGNAVSGMHWLPMLGLLLLVYYYSHYLMASAIAHISAMYAIFVSIALAAGAPPMLTVLVFGIFSNLFMSTTHYSSGPAPILFGCGYMPLSTWWKIGFFISLVIIPIWLVVGGMWWKVLGYW
- the ibpB gene encoding small heat shock chaperone IbpB; the encoded protein is MRNYDLSPLLRQWIGFDKLASSMQGGQEPIEFPPYNIEKKDDNHYRITLALAGFRQSDLDIEVEGPRLTVKGSPAQPEEKVEYLHQGLVFKPFSLSFTLAEHLHVSNAKFENGLLHIDMVREVPEALQPQRIAIGSGRPVLTQPSADEALQTSDPDKAAAES
- a CDS encoding sensor histidine kinase; its protein translation is MNKKKTPLKLGTSVFLMVSAVIGAVLLVVYALLFFRINQLSEDHLREKAFAIARTFASSPLVIDDLKGIGNPDSIQDAAGVILRRNQLLFITVTDMNTIRHTHPEPNRIGGYFAGRDIYPALLGMENSSINRGTLDPALRVFTPVFDHDHRQVGVVAVGIALTSVQKVISENRWMIPWAILAGALVGWLGTLILVKILKRIMLGFEPFEISNLFEQRNAMLKQIKEGVIAVDTQTNITVINDEAIRLFRQGGSQSPDKTAESISQNWLDHLHLKQVLENGIPRRDEEINVHGHLLLTNTVPVFVNGDMIGAIVTFRDKTEISQLLQRLSGMSYYADALRAQSHEFMNKLHVILGMLHLKYYSQLENYILKTANNYQAEIGSIIRKVKSPVIAGFLLGKINRARDLGITLSISEESYLPDTDDVDATNELITVLGNLIENAMDAIDGQENCEISVGFHHQDGCLHLTVGDDGPGILPENQEHIYEQGFSTKGSGRGIGLYLTKQSLEKIGGNIDFESEPEVYTQFFVNIPYQARPLDHD
- the ibpA gene encoding small heat shock chaperone IbpA; amino-acid sequence: MRNPDFSPLYRSAIGFDRLFNLLETGQTPSNGGYPPYNVELVDENQYRIAIAVAGFAEQELEITAHDNLLIVKGAHAGEPAARNYLYQGIAERNFERKFQLAEHIQVKGANLENGLLYIDLERIVPETMKPRRIEIK
- a CDS encoding DUF3748 domain-containing protein, whose translation is MYCELKLTFNAIGHQITNINVWSCDGNWIVYDVRPRGSSFTGLTIERVNIHSREIEVIYQAGDGAHVGVVTCSPVAPLRYAFIHGPEHPDRHWQYDFHHRRGTIVSDSQRGRAVTLDALSITPPYQAGALRGGSHVHVFSPDASRLSFTYNDHVLHEYAPSLDLRNVGVAVPLHPVSVVKRHSREYDGSHYCVLVSRTTPHPRPGSDDINRAYEEGWVGSNGYRRPDGAWQRWALAFIGDTLSVSGEKVAEVFLVDLPEPLTDYAKEGDAPLAGTSTTMPAPPLGVRQRRLTFTHHRRYPGLVNQPRHWLRASPDGGEIAFLMQDDSGIVQLWTVSPNGGEPRQVTHSASGIQSAFNWHPRDRKLAFVCDNSIMLCDADSGKTTRLTARTENAPSADAVVFSPDGRHIAYMREIDGFNQIFVVAVTPC